A window of Theropithecus gelada isolate Dixy chromosome 14, Tgel_1.0, whole genome shotgun sequence contains these coding sequences:
- the LOC112607266 gene encoding LOW QUALITY PROTEIN: olfactory receptor 2D2 (The sequence of the model RefSeq protein was modified relative to this genomic sequence to represent the inferred CDS: deleted 1 base in 1 codon) encodes MRQINQTQVTEFLLLGLSDGPYTQQLLLILFLGIYLVTLLGNLLLMSLVPVDSRLHTPMYFFLCNLSLADLCFSTNIVPQTLVHLLSRKKFISFTRCTAELLFFLIFGCTRCALLAVMSYDRYVAICNPLHYPSIMTWKVCVQLATGSWTSGILVSVVDTTFTLRLPYRGSNNIAHFFCEAPALLILASTDTHTSEMAIFLMGVVILLIPIFLILVSYGHIIVTAVKMKSTVGSLKAFSTCGSHLMVVILFYGSAIITYMTPKSSEQQEKLVSVFYAMVTPMLNPLIYSLRNKDVKGALRKLTTRNFPCRLGISH; translated from the exons CAAGTGACAGAATTCCTCCTTCTGGGACTCTCTGATGGGCCATACACCCAGCAGCTGCTATTGATCTTATTCTTGGGTATCTACCTGGTCACTCTGCTTGGAAATCTGCTTCTTATGTCCCTTGTTCCTGTTGACTCCCGACTTCACACacccatgtat ttttttctctgcaacttgTCTCTGGCTGACCTCTGTTTCTCTACCAACATAGTTCCTCAGACACTAGTGCACCTGCTTTCCAGGAAAAAGTTCATTTCATTCACACGTTGCACAGCTgaacttctctttttcctcatttttgggTGTACACGGTGTGCCCTTCTGGCAGTGATGTCCTATGATCGCTATGTGGCAATCTGCAATCCTCTGCATTACCCTAGCATCATGACCTGGAAAGTGTGTGTCCAGCTGGCAACAGGATCATGGACCAGTGGCATTCTGGTGTCTGTGGTAGACACCACCTTCACACTGAGGCTACCCTACCGAGGCAGTAACAACATTGCTCATTTCTTTTGTGAAGCCCCTGCACTATTGATCTTGGCATCCACAGACACCCACACATCGGAGATGGCCATTTTTCTTATGGGGGTTGTGATTCTCCTCATACCCATTTTTCTGATTCTGGTATCCTATGGCCATATCATAGTAACTGCGGTCAAGATGAAGTCAACTGTGGGGAGTCTCAAGGCGTTTTCTACCTGTGGCTCCCACCTCATGGTGGTCATACTTTTTTATGGATCAGCAATTATCACTTACATGACACCCAAGTCTTCCGAACAGCAGGAAAAATTGGTGTCTGTTTTCTATGCAATGGTGACTCCCATGCTTAATCCCCTCATCTACAGCCTGAGAAACAAGGATGTGAAGGGAGCTCTGAGGAAATTAACCACAAGGAATTTCCCATGCAGGCTTGGAATCTCACACTGA
- the LOC112606997 gene encoding olfactory receptor 10A4 — protein MMWENWTIVSEFVLVSFSSLSTELQARLFLLFLTIYLVTLMGNVLIILITIADSALQSPMHFFLRNFSFLEIGFNLVIVPKMLGTLIIQDTTISFLGCATQMYFFFFFGAAECCLLATMAYDRYVAICDPLHYPVIIGHRSCGQLAAASWFSGFPVATVQTTWIFSFPFCGPNRVNHFFCDSPPVIALVCADTSLFELEALTATALFILFPFLLILGSYVRILSTIFRMPSAEGKHKAFSTCSSHLLVVSLFYSPAILMYFRPRSSASPESKKLLSLSYTVVTPMLNPIIYSLRNNEVKVALKRVIHRMLGSQKL, from the coding sequence ATGATGTGGGAAAACTGGACAATTGTCAGTGAATTTGTTCTTGTGAGCTTCTCATCCCTGTCCACTGAGCTTCAGGCTCggctgtttcttcttttcttgacCATTTACCTGGTTACTTTAATGGGCAATGTCCTCATCATCCTGATCACTATAGCTGACTCTGCACTACAAAGTCCTATGCACTTCTTCCTCAGAAATTTTTCCTTCCTGGAGATAGGTTTCAACTTGGTTATTGTGCCCAAGATGCTGGGGACCCTGATCATTCAAGACACAACCATCTCCTTCCTTGGATGTGCTACTCAgatgtatttcttcttcttttttggagCTGCTGAGTGCTGCCTCCTGGCCACCATGGCATATGACCGCTATGTGGCCATCTGTGACCCCTTGCACTACCCAGTCATCATAGGCCACAGATCCTGTGGCCAGCTGGCAGCTGCCTCTTGGTTCTCAGGGTTTCCGGTGGCTACTGTGCAAACCACATGGATTTTCAGTTTCCCTTTTTGTGGCCCCAACAGGGTGAACCACTTCTTCTGTGACAGTCCTCCTGTTATTGCACTGGTCTGTGCTGACACCTCTCTGTTTGAACTGGAGGCTCTGACAGCCACTGCCCtattcattctctttcctttcttgctgATCCTGGGATCCTATGTCCGCATCCTCTCCACTATCTTCAGGATGCCGTCGGCTGAGGGCAAACACAAGGCCTTCTCCACCTGTTCCTCCCATCTCCTGGTTGTCTCCCTCTTCTACAGCCCTGCCATCCTCATGTATTTCCGACCCCGATCTAGTGCCTCTCCTGAGAGCAAGAAACTGCTATCACTCTCTTACACAGTGGTGACTCCCATGTTGAACCCCATCATCTACAGCTTACGGAATAATGAAGTGAAGGTTGCACTGAAGCGGGTTATCCACAGGATGCTGGGTTCTCAGAAACTATGA